The Trypanosoma brucei gambiense DAL972 chromosome 10, complete sequence genome has a segment encoding these proteins:
- a CDS encoding T. brucei spp.-specific protein, which yields MSVVTSERLTLHKCVHLKSPRISFSIPKRVRKAQGKDLYFGYFQLFVCRSCFRRFIASVASRLWAGSCGWAPNTFFLQLQCLHLGYNYFPFPGFLRNHSFRGGICSYIYIYIYMCVCVCVCVCVCAQLLSFSPLVNPPCYVVPYFLCFTYTPVSSILCSVSGRE from the coding sequence ATGAGCGTCGTCACTTCTGAACGGCTGACCCTCCACAAGTGTGTGCATTTAAAATCTCCTcgaatttccttttcaataCCAAAACGCGTTCGTAAAGCCCAAGGGAAGGATTTATACTTCGGTTACTTCCAACTGTTTGTGTGTCGCTCTTGTTTCCGCCGTTTTATTGCAAGTGTTGCTTCTCGGCTGTGGGCGGGGTCATGTGGTTGGGCACcgaacactttttttttacagctgCAGTGCTTACATCTTGGGTACAACTACTTCCCCTTTCCGGGGTTTTTGCGTAATCATTCATTCCGCGGGGGTATTtgctcatatatatatatatatatatatatgtgtgtgtgtgtgtgtgtgtgtgtgtgtgtgtgtgcacaacttctttcttttagtcCTTTGGTTAATCCACCGTGCTATGTGGTAccttattttttgtgttttacttACACACCTGTTTCTTCAATTCTCTGTTCCGTGTCCGGAAGGGAATGA
- a CDS encoding citrate synthase, putative, which translates to MCMRARYSSGIARGAMLRGFSSSPSLFCAAAGGSPIFDELKLSILKKHQSDAPRIKQLIAKHGGDKLSESTVSSMYGGMRGVTGFVYEPSYLDKEVGIRFRGLTISECCEKLPKSWRSGSSPLPEGMLWLLVTGTIPNERQVKEMHEELHRRADERAISAAVKTIASLPDNSHPMTQFGAGLMALQTYSKFATAYSQGKANKTNYWEYALDDSLDLIARSSHVAAIVYNRLATGKAQLTNPSDPNLDWAANFTNMLGFKDESFWDCMRLYLCLHADHEGGNVSAHATVLVASALSDPYLSLVAGLAGLAGPLHGLANQEVLTYLFEMRDKCKAAGVDLHDRKRLAAELEKLTWDVLNAKRVVPGYGHAVLGMTDPRYTCFREYCKNNFPNDELFILVDAIYEIMPGILKKHGKVRNPFPNVDAQSGVLLQHYGMKEQLFYTVLFGLSRQLGVLTGIVWDRLQGRPIERPKTMTSESLLTKYNIA; encoded by the coding sequence ATGTGCATGCGTGCTCGTTACTCATCTGGAATCGCGAGGGGAGCTATGTTACGAGGGTTTTCATCTTCGCCCTCATTGTTTTGTGCTGCCGCCGGCGGCTCGCCTATCTTTGATGAACTGAAACTGTCTATACTGAAAAAACACCAGAGTGATGCGCCTCGCATTAAGCAACTGATAGCCAAACATGGCGGGGATAAGCTTTCAGAGTCCACGGTGTCCAGCATGTACGGTGGCATGCGCGGAGTTACCGGTTTCGTTTATGAACCATCATATCTCGATAAGGAAGTTGGTATTCGCTTCCGGGGGCTCACCATTTCGGAGTGCTGCGAAAAACTTCCCAAATCGTGGCGTAGCGGAAGCTCCCCGCTCCCGGAGGGAATGCTGTGGTTGCTTGTGACCGGCACAATACCAAATGAGCGGCAGGTGAAAGAAATGCACGAAGAATTGCACCGCCGTGCAGACGAGCGTGCAATCAGTGCTGCCGTGAAGACAATCGCCTCATTGCCGGATAACTCTCATCCCATGACTCAGTTTGGCGCTGGTTTAATGGCCCTCCAAACGTACTCGAAGTTTGCCACAGCGTATTCCCAGGGGAAGgcgaacaaaacaaactATTGGGAGTATGCGCTGGATGACAGCCTTGACTTGATCGCTCGCTCTTCACATGTGGCGGCCATTGTGTACAATCGTCTCGCAACTGGTAAGGCGCAACTGACCAACCCCAGTGACCCTAATCTCGATTGGGCAGCAAACTTTACAAACATGCTGGGATTTAAAGATGAGTCATTCTGGGACTGCATGCGCCTTTACCTTTGCCTCCATGCGGACCATGAAGGTGGCAACGTGTCTGCTCACGCCACAGTTTTGGTTGCATCAGCACTCAGTGACCCATATCTATCCCTTGTTGCAGGTCTCGCCGGCCTCGCTGGCCCACTTCACGGTTTGGCAAACCAAGAGGTGTTAACATATTTATTTGAGATGCGCGACAAATGCAAAGCTGCAGGTGTGGACCTTCATGATCGCAAGCGGCTTGCCGCGGAGCTGGAAAAACTCACTTGGGATGTGCTCAACGCCAAAAGGGTGGTGCCAGGTTATGGGCATGCTGTTCTTGGTATGACAGACCCCCGTTACACCTGCTTCCGCGAGTACTGTAAAAATAACTTCCCTAATGATGAGCTTTTTATACTCGTTGACGCCATCTACGAGATCATGCCCGGAATCCTCAAGAAACATGGTAAGGTGAGGAATCCGTTCCCCAACGTTGATGCCCAATCCGGcgtacttcttcagcactatGGGATGAAAGAACAGTTATTTTACACAGTTCTATTCGGTCTTTCGCGACAGCTGGGGGTCCTCACAGGAATCGTATGGGATAGACTGCAGGGGCGACCTATCGAGAGACCCAAAACGATGACAAGTGAGTCGCTTCTCACAAAGTACAACATAGCGTAG